A window from Listeria seeligeri serovar 1/2b str. SLCC3954 encodes these proteins:
- a CDS encoding DUF4064 domain-containing protein, with the protein MKVEGLLGFLGAALGIGFSLMVLVIPDISQALEEESFFFYMLTIGSLVLSGVGLAGSFIVSHKPRLGGAMMVAAAIGCTMSISIMFLLPIVLLAVGGLIALINYEEAASVEE; encoded by the coding sequence ATGAAAGTTGAAGGATTACTGGGATTTTTAGGGGCGGCGCTTGGTATTGGATTTAGTTTGATGGTACTAGTTATTCCGGATATTTCACAGGCTTTAGAAGAGGAATCGTTTTTCTTCTATATGTTAACAATTGGTTCGCTCGTGCTTTCGGGTGTGGGGCTTGCTGGTTCATTTATTGTTTCACATAAACCACGTCTTGGTGGAGCGATGATGGTAGCAGCGGCAATTGGTTGTACAATGTCAATATCCATTATGTTCTTACTACCAATCGTATTATTAGCTGTTGGTGGACTAATTGCACTAATCAATTACGAGGAAGCAGCTTCAGTAGAAGAATAA